The proteins below are encoded in one region of Aquisphaera giovannonii:
- a CDS encoding protein kinase domain-containing protein: MAIGEDESGRDDLLDRLAEEFAARLRRGERPALKEYADRYPELADEIRAVFPAMAQVERAKEICRDWGDEDAAGAAPPSRVGDYRIVREIGRGGMGVVYEAEQVSLGRRVALKVLPSPSARDGTTLARFRREARASARLHHTNIVPVFDVGQDGEVRYYAMQFIQGQSLDAVIRELRRLRDGSRPGRGGGAGGRPGGPLTQRMDAEADVALSLLTGQFRRGLPTGPRDDGDARDPGGPAPPRDDPPTAAEPSAVMPGGGPLSAAESRHRTFHRGVAQVGRQVASALAYAHARGILHRDIKPSNLLLDTEGVAWVSDFGLAKVDDDDLTRTGDILGTLRYMAPERFRGRGDARADVYSLGLTLYEMLVLRPAFDSPDRVALSEQIKAVEPPRPRSRDPRIPRDLETIVLKAIEKDPAHRYATAEAMAEDLQRFLDDQPVLARRARAAERYARWARRNPSVAVLGGVLTAVLLAATASSVLVARRMAALAEVNEGAATSEREARLDATAAREQADLQRERAERHLYTARIGQAESALRLRDAATARGLLDECRPGPGEPDRRGWEWSYLDRWCRPASATLALPTAAQSRCLAASPDGRMLAVGCWDPDAVNARKDAAVPVYLIGLPEGRILRELVGHELVVHAVAFRPDGRRLATFGAADFVRIWDTGDGRLLRTIRLGPPGDARALGMGWSPDGRRLAVAAAGAPLRVWDPETGRETARIARDATAVAWGPDGARIALALPDDLGLEVRPWDPRADRPGEPVFARRGRARTLGWSPDGRRLAATWGLSDVGQAGSRLTVSDAATGEEVFRFEDPAELGPVAFSPDGARVAAGTDSEAVHAFDAASGRRHAALFTEATQVTGLAFSADGRRLHAAGWGMGGVKVFDALRDPRGRRVAGLTDRVAALWLGRGGLRIREVEWGFGAVSSVDPIDGGERIDRLIPATNRPRWPRDDFAFSPDGGLIAAPRRDERSAVGVWDAALGRRVATLRGSAGAVSAVAFGGDGRSLAAAAGATEGRPIVTLWDVASGRPVRSFEAGPGLVQAVAVSGDGRRLAAGGGVRPGEPFWVTAWDAETGAVVGSLDGLGWVTSLAFHPDGSRIAVADFTEAKVHLWDLAAGIRITNPGPKGASCVRFLPGGERLASLGYEGDVHLADARTGQEVLVLRASGAPVGGRGYTPRMAFSPDGSCIVANAPDNALNLWDLGPAAALAAEPSPGDVAGWLGRGRALAERGDAAGAESAWARARAPEGRDPSPWIEHAAWLHRRGDRDGAREALARAMAALPDDPGRWLDLGRLLGRLGWAEGSAAVLGRARSLCERRLSGGPGDEAAAAALAELLPEADDPAGWAVLRPDRAASAAGATLATLPDGSVLAGGPSPPVDTYAIEATAGPAAITALQLEALTDPALPGGGPGRSAYPYGGGLFVLRSIRVGIAAGPSAPAPFDPTGALADHPEPGSRLRGVRGAIDADPASMWSIEPLPGRPHRAVFRLARPIRPGRGERLRVELASGHELVLSGTLGRFRLSVTDRPWPLYRPALRAIRADAERPGRTRLGAAYLLLGEWAPAAAALARPAPAPDGPAPDGFLLALALHHLGRRDDARAACVRALERPAINPADDPARDVAVEALATILGLDADHAEGLLLDRAFPADPFAR, translated from the coding sequence ATGGCGATCGGCGAGGACGAATCGGGGCGCGACGACCTGCTCGACCGGCTCGCCGAGGAGTTCGCCGCGCGGCTCCGGCGCGGGGAGCGGCCCGCGCTGAAGGAGTATGCCGACCGCTACCCGGAGCTCGCCGACGAGATCCGCGCGGTCTTCCCGGCCATGGCCCAGGTGGAGCGGGCCAAGGAGATCTGCCGGGACTGGGGCGACGAGGACGCGGCCGGCGCCGCGCCGCCGTCGCGGGTGGGCGACTACCGGATCGTCCGCGAGATCGGCCGCGGGGGCATGGGCGTGGTCTACGAGGCGGAGCAGGTCTCGCTCGGCCGCCGCGTCGCGCTGAAGGTCCTGCCCTCGCCGTCGGCCCGGGACGGCACGACGCTCGCCCGGTTCCGCCGCGAGGCCCGCGCCTCGGCCCGGCTGCACCACACCAACATCGTCCCGGTCTTCGACGTGGGCCAGGACGGGGAGGTCCGCTACTACGCGATGCAGTTCATCCAGGGCCAGAGCCTGGACGCCGTCATCCGCGAGCTCCGCCGGCTGCGGGACGGGTCGCGCCCCGGGCGCGGCGGCGGGGCGGGGGGCCGACCGGGCGGCCCGCTCACGCAGCGGATGGACGCGGAGGCCGACGTCGCACTGTCGCTGCTCACGGGCCAGTTCCGGCGGGGCCTGCCGACCGGCCCCCGGGACGACGGCGACGCGCGCGATCCGGGCGGCCCCGCCCCGCCCCGGGACGACCCCCCGACGGCCGCGGAGCCCTCGGCCGTGATGCCGGGCGGAGGGCCGCTCTCGGCCGCGGAGTCGCGGCACCGGACGTTCCACCGGGGCGTGGCCCAGGTCGGCCGCCAGGTCGCCTCGGCGCTGGCCTACGCCCACGCCCGCGGCATCCTCCACCGCGACATCAAGCCGTCGAACCTCCTGCTCGACACCGAGGGCGTCGCCTGGGTCAGCGACTTCGGCCTGGCCAAGGTGGACGACGACGACCTGACCCGGACCGGAGACATCCTGGGCACGCTCCGCTACATGGCCCCGGAGCGGTTCCGAGGCCGGGGGGACGCCCGGGCGGACGTCTACTCGCTGGGCCTGACCCTCTACGAGATGCTCGTCCTGCGGCCCGCGTTCGACTCGCCGGACCGCGTGGCGCTGAGCGAGCAGATCAAGGCCGTCGAGCCGCCCCGGCCCCGCTCGCGGGACCCGCGGATCCCCCGCGACCTGGAGACCATCGTCCTGAAGGCCATCGAGAAGGACCCGGCGCACCGCTACGCGACGGCCGAGGCGATGGCCGAGGACCTGCAGCGCTTCCTCGACGACCAGCCGGTCCTGGCGCGCCGGGCCCGCGCGGCCGAGCGGTACGCCCGATGGGCCCGGCGCAACCCGTCGGTCGCGGTCCTCGGGGGCGTGCTGACGGCGGTGCTCCTGGCGGCGACGGCCTCCTCGGTGCTCGTCGCCCGCCGGATGGCGGCGCTGGCGGAGGTCAACGAGGGCGCGGCGACGAGCGAGCGCGAGGCGAGGCTGGATGCGACGGCGGCGCGCGAGCAGGCCGACCTCCAGCGCGAGCGGGCCGAGCGGCACCTCTACACCGCCCGGATCGGCCAGGCCGAGAGCGCGCTCCGCCTGCGCGACGCCGCCACGGCGCGGGGCCTGCTGGACGAGTGCCGCCCCGGGCCGGGCGAGCCGGACCGGCGCGGCTGGGAGTGGTCCTACCTGGACCGGTGGTGCCGCCCCGCGTCGGCGACCCTCGCCCTGCCCACCGCCGCGCAATCCCGCTGCCTGGCCGCCAGCCCCGACGGCCGCATGCTGGCGGTCGGCTGCTGGGATCCCGACGCGGTGAATGCCCGGAAGGACGCGGCGGTCCCCGTCTACCTGATCGGCCTGCCGGAGGGCCGGATCCTCCGCGAGCTGGTCGGGCACGAGCTGGTCGTCCACGCCGTCGCCTTCCGGCCCGACGGGAGGCGGCTGGCGACCTTCGGGGCCGCGGATTTCGTCCGGATCTGGGACACCGGGGACGGGCGGCTGCTCCGGACCATCCGCCTGGGCCCGCCGGGCGACGCGCGCGCCCTGGGGATGGGCTGGAGCCCGGATGGCCGCCGGCTCGCCGTGGCCGCGGCCGGCGCCCCGCTCCGCGTCTGGGATCCCGAGACGGGGCGAGAGACGGCCCGGATCGCGCGGGACGCCACGGCCGTGGCCTGGGGCCCGGACGGGGCCCGGATCGCCCTGGCCCTGCCCGACGACCTCGGGCTGGAGGTCCGCCCCTGGGATCCGCGGGCCGACCGGCCGGGTGAGCCGGTGTTCGCCCGTCGCGGCCGGGCCCGCACGCTCGGCTGGTCGCCCGACGGCCGCCGGCTGGCCGCCACCTGGGGCCTGTCCGACGTGGGCCAGGCCGGGTCCCGCCTGACCGTCAGCGACGCCGCGACCGGCGAGGAGGTCTTCCGGTTCGAGGACCCCGCGGAGCTGGGGCCGGTCGCCTTCAGCCCCGACGGCGCGCGGGTGGCGGCGGGCACCGACTCCGAGGCGGTGCACGCCTTCGACGCGGCGAGCGGCCGGCGGCACGCCGCCCTGTTCACCGAGGCCACGCAGGTCACCGGCCTGGCGTTCTCCGCCGACGGGCGCCGCCTCCACGCGGCCGGCTGGGGGATGGGCGGCGTGAAGGTGTTCGACGCCCTCCGCGACCCCCGAGGCCGCCGCGTCGCGGGCCTGACGGACCGGGTCGCGGCCCTTTGGCTCGGCCGCGGCGGACTCCGGATCCGGGAGGTCGAGTGGGGATTCGGTGCGGTCAGCTCCGTCGATCCGATCGACGGCGGCGAGCGGATCGACCGGCTCATCCCCGCGACGAATCGCCCGCGCTGGCCCCGGGACGACTTCGCCTTCAGCCCCGACGGCGGGCTGATCGCGGCGCCCAGGCGCGACGAACGGTCCGCCGTCGGGGTCTGGGACGCGGCCCTCGGGCGGCGGGTCGCCACGCTGCGGGGATCGGCGGGGGCGGTCTCGGCGGTCGCATTCGGCGGGGACGGCCGCTCGCTGGCGGCCGCGGCCGGCGCGACGGAAGGGCGGCCGATCGTGACCCTCTGGGACGTGGCCTCCGGCCGGCCGGTCCGGAGCTTCGAGGCGGGGCCGGGCCTGGTCCAGGCCGTGGCCGTCAGCGGCGACGGCCGACGGCTCGCGGCGGGCGGCGGCGTGCGCCCGGGCGAGCCGTTCTGGGTCACCGCCTGGGACGCGGAGACGGGCGCCGTGGTCGGGTCCCTGGACGGCCTGGGGTGGGTCACCTCCCTGGCCTTCCACCCGGACGGGTCTCGGATCGCCGTCGCCGATTTCACCGAGGCGAAGGTCCACCTCTGGGACCTCGCCGCGGGCATCCGGATCACGAATCCCGGGCCGAAGGGCGCCAGCTGCGTCCGGTTCCTGCCCGGCGGCGAGCGGCTGGCATCCCTGGGATACGAGGGCGACGTCCACCTGGCCGACGCCCGGACCGGCCAGGAGGTGCTGGTGCTCCGCGCCTCCGGCGCGCCCGTCGGCGGCCGGGGCTACACGCCGCGGATGGCGTTCAGCCCGGACGGCTCCTGCATCGTCGCCAACGCGCCGGACAACGCGCTGAACCTCTGGGACCTCGGCCCGGCGGCCGCCCTCGCGGCCGAGCCCTCGCCCGGCGACGTCGCGGGCTGGCTGGGCCGCGGCCGCGCCCTGGCGGAGCGGGGCGACGCCGCGGGCGCCGAGTCCGCCTGGGCGCGGGCCCGCGCCCCGGAGGGCCGCGATCCGTCGCCCTGGATCGAGCACGCCGCATGGCTCCATCGCCGCGGCGATCGCGACGGGGCGCGGGAGGCCCTGGCGAGGGCCATGGCGGCCCTGCCCGACGACCCCGGGCGGTGGCTCGACCTCGGCCGGCTGCTCGGCCGGCTCGGCTGGGCGGAGGGCTCGGCGGCGGTCCTGGGGCGGGCGCGGTCCCTCTGCGAGCGGCGGCTCTCCGGAGGGCCGGGCGACGAGGCGGCCGCGGCCGCCCTGGCGGAGCTGCTCCCGGAGGCCGACGATCCGGCCGGCTGGGCCGTCCTCCGGCCCGACCGCGCGGCCTCCGCGGCGGGTGCCACGCTGGCCACGCTGCCCGACGGCTCCGTCCTGGCCGGCGGCCCGAGCCCGCCCGTCGACACCTACGCGATCGAGGCGACGGCGGGCCCGGCCGCGATCACGGCCCTGCAGCTCGAGGCGCTCACCGACCCGGCCCTGCCGGGCGGCGGGCCCGGGCGGTCGGCGTACCCCTACGGCGGCGGCCTCTTCGTCCTGCGGTCGATCCGCGTGGGCATCGCCGCCGGGCCGTCCGCGCCGGCCCCGTTCGACCCGACCGGGGCGCTCGCCGATCATCCGGAACCGGGCTCCCGCCTGCGAGGCGTCCGCGGGGCCATCGACGCCGACCCGGCGAGCATGTGGTCGATCGAGCCCTTGCCGGGCCGTCCCCACCGGGCCGTCTTCCGGCTCGCGCGGCCGATCCGGCCGGGCCGCGGCGAGAGGCTGCGCGTGGAGCTGGCCAGCGGGCACGAGCTC